Proteins from one Bacteroides sp. genomic window:
- a CDS encoding phosphoribosylaminoimidazolesuccinocarboxamide synthase encodes MKAVTQTQFHFPGQTGFYKGKVRDVYTIEDRLMLMVVSDRISAFDVVLPKGIPYKGQVLNQIAARFLDATADIVPNWKIDTPDPMVTAGIFCEPFKVEMVIRGYLSGHAWREYKQGKRSICGVPMPEGMKENDRFPEPLITPTTKALIGHDEDISREEILSSGLVSEEDYVQLEAYTRALFQRGTEMADEMGLILVDTKYEFGKANGKIYLIDEIHTPDSSRYFYEESYAERQQASQPQKQLSKEFVREWLMERGFNGQEGQAVPEMTDEFVASVSDRYIELFEKITGEKFMKTPAEDILKRIEENCLNFLENQQGHS; translated from the coding sequence ATGAAAGCTGTAACCCAAACCCAGTTTCATTTTCCCGGGCAAACCGGTTTCTACAAAGGAAAAGTGCGCGATGTTTATACCATTGAAGACCGCCTGATGCTGATGGTGGTCAGCGACCGTATTTCGGCCTTTGATGTAGTACTCCCAAAAGGCATACCCTACAAGGGGCAGGTGCTGAACCAGATCGCCGCACGTTTTCTGGACGCTACTGCCGACATCGTTCCCAACTGGAAGATCGATACCCCCGATCCCATGGTCACCGCTGGCATCTTTTGCGAGCCCTTTAAGGTGGAAATGGTCATCCGCGGTTATCTCTCCGGACACGCCTGGCGCGAATACAAGCAAGGAAAACGCAGCATCTGTGGCGTCCCGATGCCCGAGGGGATGAAGGAAAACGACCGCTTCCCTGAACCCCTGATCACCCCTACCACCAAGGCCCTGATCGGGCACGATGAGGATATTTCGCGCGAAGAGATCCTTTCTTCCGGACTGGTTAGCGAAGAAGATTATGTGCAACTCGAGGCCTATACCCGCGCCTTGTTTCAACGTGGCACCGAAATGGCCGACGAGATGGGCCTCATCCTGGTGGATACGAAATATGAATTTGGGAAGGCCAACGGAAAAATTTACCTGATCGATGAAATTCATACCCCTGATTCCTCTCGTTATTTTTATGAGGAAAGCTATGCAGAGCGGCAGCAGGCCAGCCAGCCCCAGAAACAGCTTTCCAAGGAATTTGTCAGGGAATGGCTGATGGAGCGCGGCTTCAATGGGCAGGAAGGGCAAGCGGTTCCCGAAATGACAGATGAATTTGTAGCCAGTGTGTCCGACCGCTATATTGAGCTGTTTGAGAAAATTACCGGCGAAAAGTTCATGAAAACTCCGGCCGAAGACATTCTTAAGCGCATTGAGGAGAACTGCCTGAATTTCCTGGAAAACCAACAGGGGCATTCTTAA
- a CDS encoding PhoH family protein, which produces MGEKTLKLEGLHPPDIFGLREEKLQLLRNIFPKLKLIARGEDLKLIGDDEEIRYFEQKFGLMVNHYDRFSKLTEENILEVMAHEDGTIRETSGEKEEGELILYGKNGMLIKARTPNQKRMVESFKRHDMLFAIGPAGTGKTYTAVALAVRALKNKEVRRIILARPAVEAGENLGFLPGDLKDKLDPYLQPLYDALRDMIPPAKLASYLEEGTIEIAPLAFMRGRTLDNAFAILDEAQNATDSQLKMFLTRMGKSAKFIITGDITQIDLPRSQVSGLITATKVLNKVSGIDFIFLNEKDVVRHSLVTKIIDAYERTAPAPKKEKGEKENNQA; this is translated from the coding sequence ATGGGTGAAAAGACATTAAAACTGGAAGGCCTTCATCCGCCAGACATCTTCGGGCTTCGTGAAGAGAAGCTTCAACTGCTGCGAAACATATTTCCAAAACTTAAGTTGATAGCCCGTGGCGAAGACCTCAAACTCATCGGTGATGATGAAGAGATTCGTTATTTTGAACAGAAGTTCGGGCTGATGGTGAATCATTACGATCGTTTCAGCAAGCTCACCGAAGAGAACATCCTTGAGGTGATGGCCCACGAGGATGGAACCATTCGTGAGACTTCGGGCGAAAAAGAGGAAGGCGAGCTGATCCTTTACGGAAAGAACGGGATGCTGATCAAAGCCCGCACCCCCAACCAAAAGCGCATGGTGGAAAGCTTTAAGCGCCATGACATGCTGTTTGCCATAGGCCCTGCTGGCACCGGAAAGACTTATACTGCAGTAGCCCTGGCCGTCAGGGCATTGAAAAACAAGGAAGTGAGGCGCATCATCCTGGCGCGGCCCGCTGTAGAAGCAGGCGAAAACCTGGGCTTCCTTCCGGGCGACCTGAAGGACAAGCTTGACCCCTACCTTCAGCCCCTCTATGACGCCCTCCGCGATATGATTCCCCCGGCCAAGCTGGCATCTTATTTAGAGGAGGGCACCATCGAGATCGCTCCCCTTGCCTTTATGCGCGGACGCACCCTCGACAACGCTTTTGCCATCCTCGATGAAGCCCAGAACGCCACCGACAGTCAGCTGAAGATGTTTCTCACACGCATGGGCAAATCGGCCAAGTTTATCATTACTGGCGATATCACCCAGATCGACCTGCCTCGCAGTCAAGTTTCCGGCCTTATTACAGCAACAAAAGTCCTCAATAAGGTATCAGGTATCGATTTCATCTTTCTAAACGAGAAAGATGTGGTGCGCCATTCGCTGGTGACCAAGATCATTGATGCATACGAGCGAACTGCCCCCGCACCGAAAAAAGAAAAAGGAGAAAAAGAAAACAACCAAGCATAA
- the gldF gene encoding gliding motility-associated ABC transporter permease subunit GldF has protein sequence MLTLFKKEINNFFNSLIGYIVIAVFLIVISLFLWVFPTDYNILRAGYANLDGLFVMGPFVFLFLIPAITMRFFSDEIRSGTIEMLLTKPITDLGIILSKFFAGLVLVLLSLIPTIVFVITVHRFGLPHGNLDMGGVWGSYLGLLFLGAAFVAIGLFASSITENQIVSFIIAVFLCGFIFIGFEMIYTLELFGKADLLIRNLGIYAHYTSMSRGVIDTRDLIYFLSLTALFILFTKIRLESRKW, from the coding sequence ATGTTAACACTTTTCAAGAAAGAAATCAATAACTTTTTCAACAGCCTGATCGGTTATATTGTCATTGCGGTCTTTCTTATTGTCATCAGTCTTTTCCTGTGGGTGTTCCCGACGGATTACAACATCCTGCGGGCAGGCTATGCCAACCTCGATGGCTTATTTGTCATGGGCCCCTTTGTCTTTTTATTCCTGATCCCCGCCATCACCATGCGTTTTTTCTCCGATGAGATTCGCTCGGGGACCATTGAAATGCTGCTGACAAAGCCCATTACCGACCTGGGTATTATCCTTTCGAAGTTTTTTGCCGGATTGGTATTGGTGTTGTTGTCACTGATTCCCACGATTGTGTTTGTGATAACTGTTCACCGTTTTGGACTGCCTCATGGCAATCTCGATATGGGAGGCGTCTGGGGTTCTTACCTGGGGCTACTTTTCCTTGGGGCTGCATTTGTGGCCATCGGGCTCTTTGCTTCCTCTATTACCGAAAACCAGATCGTTTCTTTTATTATTGCCGTTTTCCTGTGCGGATTTATTTTCATTGGCTTTGAAATGATCTATACCCTTGAGCTTTTCGGCAAGGCCGATTTACTGATCCGCAACCTGGGGATTTATGCCCATTATACATCGATGAGCAGGGGCGTGATCGATACCCGCGACCTCATCTATTTCCTAAGCCTTACCGCCCTCTTTATTCTTTTTACCAAGATCCGGCTGGAAAGCAGGAAATGGTAG
- a CDS encoding SAM-dependent chlorinase/fluorinase translates to MTVVTLTSDWGLGSHYVGAVKGTLLKLIPGVNIVDISHQIPSFNIMHASFVLRNAYLHFPESSIHLVGINTEGGLESPHIAVKHQGHYFIGSDNGIFSLLFDHNPQEVVEIDILQDSDYFTFSTRDVFARAASMIAGGKALSELGPPHTKLNERILFRPVVHPNQIIGKIIFIDDYENVFVNIDQPTFRNVGKGRPFSINFRSLGSGIDRLSQSYDDVVEGEKLALFGSTGFLEIAINRGKASGLLGLYLNETVSIDFNTDQ, encoded by the coding sequence ATGACTGTTGTTACCCTCACAAGCGACTGGGGCCTTGGGAGCCACTATGTTGGCGCTGTTAAAGGAACGCTGCTGAAGCTCATTCCGGGGGTGAACATTGTCGATATCTCTCATCAGATCCCTTCCTTCAATATCATGCACGCCAGTTTTGTCCTCCGCAATGCCTATCTGCATTTCCCAGAGAGCAGCATTCATCTGGTAGGCATCAATACCGAAGGGGGCCTGGAGAGCCCCCATATCGCCGTGAAACATCAGGGGCATTATTTTATAGGGTCCGACAATGGTATCTTCTCCCTGCTTTTTGACCACAACCCCCAGGAGGTGGTGGAGATTGATATTTTGCAGGACAGCGATTACTTTACTTTTTCCACCCGCGATGTCTTTGCCAGGGCGGCCTCAATGATTGCCGGGGGTAAAGCCCTCAGCGAACTGGGGCCCCCGCATACCAAACTGAACGAACGCATCCTGTTCAGACCGGTAGTACATCCCAACCAGATCATTGGCAAGATCATTTTCATTGACGATTATGAAAATGTTTTTGTCAACATTGACCAGCCTACTTTTCGTAATGTTGGTAAGGGAAGACCCTTTTCCATTAATTTTCGTTCGTTGGGAAGTGGCATTGACCGCCTTTCCCAGTCTTACGATGATGTGGTGGAGGGGGAAAAGCTTGCCCTGTTTGGCTCTACCGGATTTCTTGAAATTGCCATCAATCGCGGTAAGGCTTCCGGACTTCTAGGACTGTACCTCAACGAAACCGTTTCTATCGATTTTAATACGGATCAATAA